A genomic window from Glycine max cultivar Williams 82 chromosome 17, Glycine_max_v4.0, whole genome shotgun sequence includes:
- the GRF18 gene encoding growth-regulating factor 1, with product MDLGVVGLEGVVGSESGCVFGSSLVSDPETKHKWYGSGLLKQERSAIATEDDEWRISKVAKTDHDMSSASKAMLFQQRNNSLLRSNNATLFSDGHHQSQMLSFSSPKSDSLLIDKASSNATLPFSSHQLSSYTRNTGYNSGSISMHGALASVRGPFTPSQWMELEHQALIYKYITANVPVPTHLLIPIRKALDSVGFCNFSAGLLRPNSLGWGGFHLGFSNNTDPEPGRCRRTDGKKWRCSRDAVVDQKYCERHMNRGRHRSRKPVEGQSGHALTTTTSNTPNASSNSVVPGNNNNTFAHNNVHHPIPPHSSPVNTITRMFTSNKENNNSTSERMQDPALPMLPPTLELKPKENNPFMIHKHQIPSDEYSSRNNNEFGLVTSDSLLNPSEKRSFTSSQKNDSSESQQQHSLRHFIDDSPKPQSNHHHRSSSIWPELDNMQSDRTQLSISIPISSSDHFMSFTTSLPSNEKLTLSPLRLSRELDPIQMGLGVGSAPNEANTRQANWIPITWESSMGGPLGEVLNLSNNNNSNASDQCGKNNNNTSALNLMKDGWDNNPPSGSSPTGVLQKSAFGSLSNSSAGSSPRGAENNKEGATLCNAL from the exons atggATCTTGGGGTGGTGGGTTTGGAGGGGGTGGTGGGTTCAGAAAGTGGTTGTGTGTTTGGTTCTTCTCTTGTTTCAGATCCTGAGACAAAGCACAAGTGGTACGGATCTGGTTTGCTCAAGCAAGAGAGATCTGCCATAGCTACTGAAGATGATGAGTGGAGAATTTCCAAAGTTGCTAAAACTGATCATGACATGTCTTCAGCCTCCAAAGCAATGCTCTTTCAGCAAAGAAACAACTCTTTGTTGAGATCTAATAATGCAACTCTCTTCTCTGATGGTCATCACCAATCACAAATGTTGAGCTTCTCTTCTCCAAAGTCAGATTCTTTGTTGATAGATAAGGCTTCCTCAAATGCCACATTGCCTTTTTCTTCCCACCAATTGTCTAGCTACACCAGAAATACAG GTTACAATTCAGGAAGCATAAGCATGCATGGGGCTTTGGCTAGTGTGAGAGGGCCATTCACTCCATCACAGTGGATGGAGCTTGAACACCAAGCCTTGATCTACAAGTACATCACAGCAAATGTTCCTGTGCCAACTCATCTTCTCATTCCCATCAGAAAAGCACTTGATTCTGTTGGCTTCTGCAACTTCTCAGCCGGACTCCTCAGACCCAACTCAT TGGGATGGGGAGGTTTCCATCTAGGATTCTCGAACAATACAGACCCTGAGCCAGGGAGGTGTAGGAGAACAGATGGAAAGAAATGGCGATGTTCAAGAGATGCCGTAGTAGATCAGAAGTATTGCGAGCGGCACATGAACCGAGGACGCCATCGTTCAAGAAAGCCTGTGGAAGGCCAATCAGGCCATGccctcaccaccaccaccagtaATACACCTAATGCTTCCTCCAACTCTGTGGTGCctggcaacaacaacaacaccttTGCACACAACAATGTGCACCACCCTATTCCTCCTCATTCCTCTCCGGTCAACACCATCACTAG GATGTTTACAAGCAACAAAGAGAATAATAACAGTACCAGTGAGAGGATGCAGGACCCTGCACTTCCCATGCTTCCTCCCACTCTTGAGCTGAAACCAAAGGAGAACAATCCTTTCATGATTCATAAACACCAAATCCCATCTGATGAATACTCAAGTAGGAACAACAATGAGTTTGGGCTTGTCACTTCTGATTCTTTGCTTAACCCCTCAGAGAAAAGAAGCTTTACTTCTTCACAAAAGAATGATTCTTCTGAGTCCCAACAACAACATTCCCTCAGGCACTTCATTGATGACTCTCCCAAACCACAGTCTAATCATCATCATCGTTCGTCGTCTATATGGCCTGAACTTGACAACATGCAGTCAGACAGGACTCAGTTATCAATCTCCATACCAATATCTTCCTCAGATCACTTCATGTCATTCACTACTTCCTTGCCCTCGAACGAGAAACTCACGTTGTCACCACTTAGGCTTTCAAGGGAGTTAGACCCCATTCAAATGGGGTTGGGAGTGGGAAGTGCCCCCAATGAAGCAAACACTAGGCAAGCCAATTGGATTCCAATCACTTGGGAGAGTTCAATGGGTGGTCCTCTTGGAGAGGTTTTGAACCTTAGTAACAATAACAACAGCAATGCTAGTGATCAATGTggcaagaacaacaacaacacttcAGCTCTCAACCTCATGAAAGATGGATGGGACAATAATCCTCCATCAGGGTCATCCCCAACTGGGGTGCTTCAAAAATCTGCATTTGGATCACTTTCCAATAGCAGTGCTGGGAGCAGTCCAAGGGGGGCAGAGAACAACAAAGAAGGTGCCACCTTGTGCAATGCCTTGTAA
- the GRF19 gene encoding growth-regulating factor 1 gives MDLGVVGLEGVVGSESGCVFGSSLASDPETKHKWYGSGLLKQERSAIATEDDEWRISKVAKTDHDMSSASKAMFFQQRNNSLLRSNNATLFSDGHHQSQMLNFSSPKSETLLVDKAFSNATLPFSYHQLSSYSRNTGYNSGSISMHGALASVRGPFTPSQWMELEHQALIYKYITANVPVPTHLLIPIRKALDSVGFCNFSSGLLRSNSLGWGGFHLGFSNSTDPEPGRCRRTDGKKWRCSRDAVVDQKYCERHMNRGRHRSRKPVEGQSGHALTTTNTPNASSNSTVVPGNHNNNTFAHINVHHPLPPHSSPANTINRMFMSNNKENNNTSERMKDGLALPMLPPTLELKPKDNNNSFMVHKHQEPYDESSRNKNEFGLVTSDSLLNPSQKRSFDSSSSSSQKDDSSESQQQHSLRHFIDDSPKPQSHHNHNHRSSSSIWPELDNMQSDRTQLSISIPISSSDHFMSFATSSPSNEKLTLSPLRLSREFDPIQMGLGVGSASNEANTRQANWIPITWESSMGGPLGEVLNLSNNNNNSNASDQCGKNNNNTSALNLMKDDDDDDGWDNSPPPIGSSPTGVLQKTAFGSLSNSSAGSSPRGAPENNNKE, from the exons atggATCTTGGGGTGGTGGGTTTGGAGGGGGTGGTGGGTTCAGAAAGTGGTTGTGTGTTTGGTTCTTCTCTTGCTTCAGATCCTGAGACAAAGCACAAGTGGTACGGATCTGGTTTGCTCAAGCAAGAGAGATCTGCCATAGCTACTGAAGATGATGAGTGGAGAATTTCCAAAGTTGCTAAAACTGATCATGACATGTCTTCAGCCTCCAAAGCAATGTTCTTTCAGCAAAGAAACAACTCTTTGTTGAGATCTAATAATGCAACTCTTTTCTCTGATGGTCATCACCAATCACAAATGTTGAACTTCTCTTCTCCAAAGTCAGAGACTTTATTGGTAGATAAGGCTTTCTCAAATGCCACATTGCCTTTTTCTTATCATCAATTGTCTAGTTACAGCAGAAATACAG GTTACAATTCGGGAAGCATAAGCATGCATGGGGCTTTGGCTAGTGTGAGAGGGCCATTCACTCCATCACAGTGGATGGAGCTTGAACACCAAGCCTTGATCTACAAGTACATCACAGCAAATGTTCCTGTGCCAACTCATCTTCTCATTCCCATCAGAAAAGCACTTGATTCCGTTGGCTTCTGCAACTTCTCATCTGGACTCCTCAGATCCAACTCGT TGGGATGGGGAGGCTTCCATTTGGGATTCTCCAACAGCACAGACCCTGAGCCAGGGAGGTGTAGGAGAACAGATGGGAAAAAATGGCGATGCTCAAGAGATGCTGTAGTAGATCAGAAGTATTGCGAACGGCACATGAACCGAGGACGCCATCGTTCAAGAAAGCCTGTGGAAGGCCAATCAGGCCATGCCCTCACCACCACTAACACACCTAATGCTTCCTCAAACTCAACCGTGGTGCCCGgcaaccacaacaacaacacctTTGCACACATCAATGTGCACCACCCTCTTCCTCCTCATTCCTCTCCAGCCAATACCATCAATAG GATGTTTATGAGTAATAATAAAGAGAACAACAACACGAGTGAGAGGATGAAGGATGGCCTTGCCCTTCCCATGCTACCTCCTACTCTTGAGCTGAAACCAAAGGACAACAACAACTCTTTCATGGTTCATAAACACCAAGAACCATATGATGAATCCTCAAGGAACAAGAATGAGTTTGGACTCGTCACTTCTGATTCCTTGCTTAACCCTTCACAGAAAAGAAGctttgattcttcttcttcttcttcacaaaAGGATGATTCTTCTGAGTCCCAACAACAACATTCCCTCAGGCACTTCATTGATGACTCTCCCAAACCACAGTCTCATCATAATCATAACCATCGTTCGTCGTCATCTATTTGGCCTGAACTCGACAACATGCAGTCAGACAGGACTCAGTTATCAATCTCCATACCAATATCTTCCTCAGATCACTTCATGTCATTTGCAACTTCCTCGCCCTCGAATGAAAAACTCACATTGTCGCCACTAAGGCTTTCGAGGGAGTTCGACCCCATTCAAATGGGATTAGGAGTGGGAAGTGCCTCCAATGAAGCAAACACTAGGCAAGCCAATTGGATTCCAATCACTTGGGAGAGTTCAATGGGTGGTCCTCTTGGAGAGGTTTTGAACCTtagtaacaataataataacagcaATGCAAGTGATCAATGTggcaagaacaacaacaacacttcAGCTCTCAACCTCATGAAAGATGATGACGATGATGATGGGTGGGACAATAGTCCTCCTCCAATAGGGTCATCACCAACTGGGGTGCTTCAAAAAACAGCATTTGGATCACTTTCCAACAGCAGTGCTGGGAGCAGTCCAAGAGGGGCACCAgagaacaacaacaaagaaTAG